One window of Manihot esculenta cultivar AM560-2 chromosome 17, M.esculenta_v8, whole genome shotgun sequence genomic DNA carries:
- the LOC110604996 gene encoding PLASMODESMATA CALLOSE-BINDING PROTEIN 3, with product MGSHVARYFTIFLYFFFFTSGSSVAETPPLEEIQKNRIADNQENQIPFSSPVFTTQLDTTGTIPIVNPTTPGTTSPIVNPIESPPAPTIITTTPPAPAAVTTTPPATGTPTSSGGSWCIASPTAAETALQVALDYACGYGGADCSAIQSGASCYNPNTVRDHASYAFNNYYQKNPIPNSCVFGGTAQLTSTDPSSGNCQYASPNSTPSLSPPVNPTPMTPTTTTTTPTTMTPPITTTPYGVAEPTGLPSSATSVSFSFLLLCSPMATVGSILLANHL from the exons ATGGGTTCTCATGTTGCTCGATATTTCACCATCTTCCTCTACTTTTTTTTCTTCACCTCAG GCTCAAGTGTTGCAGAAACACCTCCTCTGGAAGAAATCCAGAAAAACAGAATAGCAGACAATCAAGAAAACCAAATACCCTTCTCATCTCCAGTCTTCACCACCCAATTAGACACTACAGGAACAATTCCCATTGTCAACCCAACAACTCCTGGAACAACAAGCCCAATTGTAAATCCAATAGAGTCACCTCCAGCACCAACTATAATCACAACAACGCCTCCAGCACCAGCTGCAGTCACAACAACACCTCCGGCTACTGGAACTCCAACCTCATCAGGAGGATCGTGGTGTATTGCAAGTCCAACTGCTGCAGAAACTGCTTTACAGGTAGCTCTTGACTATGCCTGCGGCTATGGCGGTGCAGACTGTTCAGCAATTCAATCAGGTGCAAGTTGTTACAACCCAAATACTGTCAGGGACCATGCTTCTTATGCCTTCAATAATTATTACCAGAAGAATCCAATTCCTAACAGTTGTGTATTCGGCGGAACGGCACAACTTACCAGCACTGACCCGA GTAGTGGAAACTGTCAATATGCATCACCCAACTCAACACCCAG CTTAAGTCCACCAGTGAACCCAACCCCAATGACTCCAACCACTACAACCACCACTCCGACTACGATGACTCCACCTATAACAACCACACCCTACGGTGTGGCAGAACCAACAGGCTTGCCCAGTTCAGCCACCTCTGTTTCATTCAGTTTCCTGCTCCTCTGTTCTCCAATGGCTACTGTGGGATCAATTCTTCTTGCAAATCATCTCTAA